One part of the Terrimicrobium sacchariphilum genome encodes these proteins:
- a CDS encoding polysaccharide deacetylase family protein gives MKHLFALLVVLACVVRPVAAAPLGETRVANWKDDRTGVFLLMFDDGWPSQWQVAIPELAQRGLIATFYICPGKGEYKVYAQKWEGDYADSGMVYGNHTMTHRGVSDLENAREEIFDCSKTIRMAQPGLENRLVSFAQPGGVGGNWHITDEELAQLLKEDRLINRPPFQGHGAMYHVKTLPDMTAMVDKAIANKGMEYLIIHGVERLNATYQDMWAMSQDELFFPLLDYLKQKSDSGELWVTDHISQHKYETERGTARVEVVSATPEAIRLKLTSAADPELYDLPLTLLTQVPADWKSAAIRQGETRATVTVKDGLAKYDARPGATEIELTKAP, from the coding sequence ATGAAACATCTCTTTGCTCTCCTCGTCGTCCTGGCCTGCGTGGTCCGGCCCGTGGCTGCCGCCCCGCTGGGTGAAACCCGCGTCGCCAACTGGAAGGACGACAGAACCGGGGTCTTTCTGCTCATGTTTGACGACGGCTGGCCGAGCCAGTGGCAGGTGGCCATTCCCGAGCTGGCGCAGCGCGGCCTCATCGCGACCTTTTACATCTGCCCCGGCAAGGGGGAGTACAAGGTCTACGCGCAGAAGTGGGAGGGCGACTACGCCGACTCCGGCATGGTGTATGGGAACCACACCATGACACACCGGGGCGTGTCGGATCTGGAAAACGCCCGCGAGGAGATCTTTGACTGCTCAAAGACCATTCGCATGGCCCAGCCGGGCCTGGAAAACCGTCTCGTCTCCTTTGCGCAGCCCGGCGGCGTGGGGGGAAACTGGCACATCACCGATGAGGAGCTGGCGCAGCTCCTCAAGGAGGATCGCCTGATCAACCGGCCGCCCTTCCAGGGGCATGGCGCGATGTATCACGTGAAAACCTTGCCGGACATGACCGCCATGGTCGACAAGGCCATCGCCAACAAGGGCATGGAATATCTCATCATCCATGGCGTGGAGCGTCTCAATGCCACCTATCAGGACATGTGGGCGATGAGCCAGGATGAGCTTTTCTTTCCGCTCCTCGATTACCTGAAGCAAAAGTCGGATTCCGGTGAACTCTGGGTCACGGATCACATCTCCCAGCACAAGTATGAGACCGAGCGGGGTACGGCGCGGGTGGAGGTGGTATCTGCCACGCCCGAGGCGATCCGGCTCAAGCTCACCTCCGCCGCTGATCCGGAGCTCTACGATCTGCCTCTCACCCTGCTGACCCAGGTGCCGGCCGATTGGAAAAGCGCCGCCATCCGCCAGGGAGAGACCCGCGCCACCGTGACCGTGAAAGACGGGCTGGCCAAGTACGATGCCCGCCCCGGCGCCACCGAGATCGAGCTCACCAAGGCGCCGTAG
- a CDS encoding SDR family NAD(P)-dependent oxidoreductase: protein MGVTSAIIGSSTGIGRALAEAHRASGLECVALSRNPASLAGFPAFALDLTDEQQAQGAFEKAFAQYPGIETIFLVSGTGDIESTPSYETASATIALNCAGFTLAAYQAARHLEHRGAGRLVAVTSVAAIRGGSQSLSYNASKAYQSSLLEGLRCRFTRLGLPITVTEIRAGFVDTAMMKAEKPFWVATADQAARAILSASRTRQELVYVLGRWRLIGWLLRLLPTGLYKRIG, encoded by the coding sequence ATGGGCGTGACCTCGGCAATCATCGGCTCCTCCACCGGCATCGGACGCGCGCTGGCGGAGGCCCATCGCGCCAGCGGGCTGGAGTGCGTCGCACTGAGCAGAAACCCCGCGTCCCTCGCAGGCTTCCCCGCCTTTGCCCTGGACCTCACCGATGAGCAGCAGGCGCAGGGCGCATTCGAAAAAGCCTTCGCCCAATACCCGGGGATCGAAACCATCTTCCTCGTCTCCGGCACGGGCGACATCGAGTCCACCCCCAGCTACGAAACAGCGAGCGCAACCATCGCGTTGAACTGCGCAGGCTTCACCCTCGCCGCGTATCAGGCGGCCCGGCACCTGGAACATCGCGGGGCCGGTCGTCTCGTGGCCGTCACCTCGGTGGCAGCCATCCGGGGCGGCAGCCAATCCCTGTCCTACAACGCCTCCAAGGCCTATCAGTCCTCCCTGCTGGAGGGGCTGCGCTGCCGGTTCACCCGCCTGGGATTGCCGATCACCGTCACCGAAATCCGCGCGGGATTTGTCGATACCGCGATGATGAAGGCGGAGAAGCCCTTCTGGGTGGCGACCGCCGACCAGGCGGCCCGGGCCATCCTCTCCGCCAGCCGCACCCGGCAGGAACTCGTCTACGTCCTGGGACGCTGGAGACTCATCGGCTGGCTCCTCCGCCTGCTACCCACCGGCCTCTACAAAAGAATCGGCTGA
- a CDS encoding CocE/NonD family hydrolase: MSAHKFLPVLLSISVLFVPQAVFAQAEGRETEAIGRKQDTDVVLQKSFPPGSTHEFAMVPMRDGVKLATDIFLPPGDGPWPVLFTRGYYGRLACAVYGDRAGTKTGGVVLICQDARGVHDSEGKGTAQPTKPDFEINDCADSLQWIAAQKWCNGKIGMTGASGNGIGPTVAFLTKDPHLVVSQPSITVGYPLYYWGFSNGVARWMYLNWFRNTGLKVDQWPKPHTETFDLPRWKEILAEGAKDNPTDISLTTGWYDLGSEAVLDYFAALAPTSKITAVVRPFAHKANPDFTWPAKPVPFAITTIPQALAGAKTQKSQLAYYLMGNFRDPASPGNYYKVTDVWPVPNTPTPYYLHADGGLSTERPAEQSATLSYAYDPKDPAPTLGGNATYDNNAGPFDQRPLKDRNDILRFVSAPLEKPLEITGKLWADLYFATDVPDTEFVVKVVDIHPDGYEMLIRESAGMARYAEDFQGKPQPLEKGRVYHLKMDLWSTAIVLDKGHRLAVLVTSSSSTAYEVHPNSFEPVMSYEKSPIANQTLYLSKDYPSHITVPVVAYEADPAKAANP, translated from the coding sequence ATGTCGGCGCACAAGTTTCTCCCCGTCCTGCTTTCGATCAGCGTTCTCTTCGTTCCTCAGGCCGTTTTCGCACAGGCGGAGGGCAGGGAGACGGAGGCCATCGGGCGCAAGCAGGATACAGACGTCGTCCTGCAAAAGTCGTTCCCGCCGGGTTCCACGCATGAGTTTGCGATGGTGCCCATGCGGGATGGGGTGAAGCTGGCGACGGATATTTTCCTTCCTCCGGGGGATGGGCCGTGGCCGGTGCTCTTCACGCGCGGCTACTATGGGCGGCTGGCCTGTGCGGTGTATGGGGATCGGGCGGGCACCAAGACGGGCGGGGTCGTGCTGATATGCCAGGATGCGCGCGGGGTCCATGATTCCGAGGGCAAGGGCACGGCGCAGCCGACCAAGCCGGATTTTGAGATCAATGATTGCGCGGACAGCCTGCAATGGATTGCCGCGCAGAAGTGGTGCAATGGCAAGATCGGCATGACGGGAGCGAGCGGGAACGGCATCGGCCCGACGGTGGCCTTCCTGACGAAGGACCCGCATCTCGTCGTGTCGCAGCCGAGCATCACCGTGGGCTATCCGTTGTATTATTGGGGCTTCAGCAATGGCGTGGCTCGCTGGATGTACCTGAACTGGTTTCGCAATACCGGGCTGAAGGTGGACCAGTGGCCCAAGCCGCATACCGAGACCTTTGACCTGCCGCGCTGGAAGGAAATCCTCGCGGAGGGGGCAAAGGACAACCCGACCGACATCAGCCTCACCACGGGCTGGTACGATCTCGGCAGCGAGGCGGTGCTGGATTACTTCGCGGCCCTTGCGCCCACCAGCAAGATCACGGCGGTGGTGCGTCCGTTCGCGCACAAGGCGAATCCGGATTTCACGTGGCCGGCCAAGCCAGTTCCCTTTGCGATCACCACTATCCCGCAGGCGCTCGCGGGGGCAAAGACTCAGAAGTCGCAGCTCGCGTATTATTTGATGGGCAATTTCCGCGATCCGGCCTCGCCGGGGAATTACTACAAGGTCACCGATGTCTGGCCGGTGCCCAATACGCCGACTCCGTATTACCTCCATGCGGATGGCGGGCTCTCCACGGAGCGTCCGGCGGAGCAGAGTGCGACGCTGAGCTATGCTTACGACCCGAAGGACCCGGCTCCGACGCTCGGGGGCAATGCGACCTATGACAACAATGCCGGGCCTTTTGACCAGCGTCCGTTGAAGGATCGCAATGACATCCTGCGTTTTGTCAGCGCCCCGCTGGAGAAGCCGCTGGAGATCACGGGCAAGCTGTGGGCGGACCTGTATTTCGCGACGGACGTGCCGGACACGGAATTCGTGGTGAAGGTGGTCGACATTCATCCCGATGGCTACGAGATGCTCATCCGGGAATCCGCCGGCATGGCGCGGTATGCGGAGGATTTCCAAGGCAAGCCGCAGCCGCTGGAAAAGGGCAGGGTCTATCACCTGAAGATGGATCTCTGGAGCACGGCGATCGTGCTGGACAAGGGGCATCGGCTCGCGGTCCTCGTGACGAGCAGCAGCAGCACGGCCTACGAGGTGCACCCAAACTCGTTTGAGCCCGTGATGAGCTATGAAAAGTCGCCCATCGCGAACCAGACGCTTTATTTGTCAAAGGACTACCCCTCTCACATCACCGTGCCCGTGGTCGCCTACGAGGCCGACCCGGCCAAGGCAGCCAATCCGTAA
- a CDS encoding PEP-CTERM sorting domain-containing protein — protein sequence MKKTLLTNRLSAAVAILLLAGPSMAFADSYFNWTGAGANDDFSTAENWVWNQAPSGDPQAYERLFFAGSSGSVNNDLLGAAYQELFFEDGDYGYFGNAADVAQLTLSLRNSDSSSLWVGADIRGADIFFDYDDFRVDQSASANLHFGVGGEIHLTGEAANRFSTYGYGAFQSRVVLAGPNGRIVADGPAEAWIGGATLGLNGGDQPGVSGRIGSNVHVYLDHGSQLKLNAFGGEADTFTETISQLTVVGSAIINVDGPSGAHDTILSIPPDISPGGLALYNASNGELGAAVGPAPRIMLQGQGDSAFLGAQQFYLNGNVNWGGGFAPYEFAAYDTTRGVISATTLSNPADLSTATSSDVVQIDTANPAALADDPEATRDYKLTGNATVKALAFNGDLLYSKLEGEPGPVATLSLEHLLLTHDTAAVVVNLDFGAAAGSITTENWFLNGYPEVDVVADIAGTNSLTVRGYGELNYRAAASFSGELVVAGGYLNLADAGSFANVDTVRLGVPGQILSSLELYGVDNTGPSPVTVDRLKDDVQIVVQGNSELSLESDAAGVTATTEVVGSIVVSGPRSSFSLVVQAGDLDTHSAASAASWEVGSLSFDGSASEASVALAAFGEGNTIRINGGPILLENGNVLTITQMDGGRVITQGIGIAEGSTSSLYLHGGIEGDLDLQGGHFGVGEGGGSILGNLTLGEGAHTTLWLPALADEDSPSPFSSLETPLLFIDGNLVLGGAIYLGQSGGFQTGSWLAFQYTGDFTALAWTINGMDGEYTLTVDEATHSVYVNAVPEPSTYLLVALGGAALAFGFSRRRMAAASSGQQGLVA from the coding sequence ATGAAAAAGACACTTCTCACCAATCGTCTCTCGGCGGCCGTGGCGATCCTGCTCCTTGCCGGTCCCTCGATGGCTTTCGCCGACTCGTATTTCAACTGGACCGGGGCGGGTGCCAACGACGACTTCAGCACGGCGGAGAACTGGGTTTGGAACCAGGCGCCCAGCGGCGACCCGCAGGCGTACGAGCGGCTTTTCTTTGCCGGATCATCGGGTTCGGTGAACAACGATCTCCTGGGGGCGGCCTACCAGGAGCTGTTCTTTGAGGATGGCGACTACGGGTACTTTGGCAATGCCGCCGATGTCGCGCAATTGACTCTTTCCCTTAGGAACTCCGACTCCTCCAGCCTGTGGGTGGGAGCGGACATCCGGGGGGCGGATATCTTCTTTGATTACGATGATTTTCGCGTGGACCAAAGCGCTTCCGCCAATCTGCATTTCGGAGTGGGAGGCGAGATTCACCTCACGGGCGAGGCGGCGAATCGTTTCAGCACCTACGGGTATGGGGCTTTTCAAAGCCGCGTGGTGCTCGCGGGACCCAATGGGCGGATCGTGGCGGACGGCCCGGCGGAGGCCTGGATCGGAGGGGCGACGCTCGGCCTGAACGGCGGGGATCAGCCCGGTGTATCCGGGCGCATCGGCTCCAATGTCCACGTGTATCTCGACCACGGATCGCAGTTGAAACTGAACGCCTTCGGGGGCGAGGCGGATACCTTCACCGAGACGATCTCGCAACTCACCGTCGTCGGGTCGGCCATCATCAACGTGGATGGACCGAGCGGCGCGCACGATACGATCCTTTCGATACCGCCGGATATTTCGCCGGGCGGCCTCGCGCTTTACAATGCCTCCAACGGGGAGCTGGGTGCGGCGGTCGGGCCTGCGCCGCGCATCATGTTGCAGGGGCAGGGCGACTCCGCCTTTCTGGGCGCCCAGCAGTTCTATCTCAACGGAAACGTGAACTGGGGCGGCGGCTTTGCTCCCTATGAGTTCGCCGCGTATGACACCACCCGCGGCGTGATCTCGGCGACGACCTTGAGCAACCCCGCAGACCTCAGCACGGCGACCTCCTCCGATGTCGTGCAGATCGATACGGCCAACCCGGCCGCGCTGGCCGACGACCCCGAGGCGACCAGGGATTACAAGCTCACCGGCAACGCGACGGTCAAGGCGCTGGCCTTCAACGGGGATCTCCTCTACAGCAAGCTGGAGGGAGAGCCGGGTCCGGTCGCGACCCTCTCACTGGAACACCTCCTCCTGACCCACGATACCGCCGCCGTGGTGGTCAATCTGGACTTCGGCGCAGCCGCTGGATCGATCACGACCGAAAACTGGTTTCTCAACGGATACCCGGAGGTCGACGTGGTGGCCGACATCGCGGGAACGAACAGCCTCACTGTCCGCGGCTATGGCGAGCTCAACTATCGGGCGGCTGCCAGCTTCAGCGGGGAGCTGGTCGTGGCGGGCGGATACCTCAATCTCGCCGACGCGGGGAGTTTCGCCAATGTCGATACGGTGCGGCTCGGTGTGCCGGGCCAGATATTGAGTTCCCTGGAACTCTACGGCGTGGACAACACGGGGCCGTCGCCGGTGACGGTGGATCGGTTGAAGGACGACGTCCAGATCGTCGTCCAGGGAAACTCCGAGCTGAGTCTCGAATCCGATGCCGCCGGCGTCACGGCGACGACGGAAGTGGTCGGGTCCATCGTCGTGAGCGGTCCGAGATCGTCCTTTTCACTCGTGGTGCAGGCGGGGGATTTGGATACCCACTCCGCCGCGTCCGCCGCCAGCTGGGAGGTGGGTTCGCTCTCATTTGATGGCTCCGCGTCGGAGGCCAGCGTCGCCCTGGCCGCCTTCGGCGAAGGAAATACCATAAGGATCAATGGCGGCCCGATCCTGCTGGAAAATGGCAATGTGCTCACGATCACCCAGATGGATGGCGGACGCGTGATCACGCAGGGGATCGGCATTGCGGAGGGTTCCACCTCGAGCCTGTACCTGCACGGAGGGATCGAGGGCGACCTGGATTTGCAGGGCGGCCATTTCGGTGTCGGTGAGGGAGGGGGCTCCATTCTGGGAAATCTCACCTTGGGAGAAGGAGCGCATACCACCCTGTGGCTCCCGGCGCTGGCCGATGAGGATTCGCCGAGTCCGTTCTCCAGCCTGGAAACACCCCTGCTCTTCATCGACGGCAACCTCGTGCTCGGCGGAGCGATTTATCTCGGCCAGAGCGGGGGGTTCCAGACAGGAAGCTGGCTTGCCTTCCAGTACACCGGCGACTTCACCGCCCTCGCCTGGACGATCAACGGGATGGATGGAGAGTATACGCTGACTGTAGACGAAGCCACCCACAGCGTCTACGTGAACGCCGTCCCCGAACCGTCGACCTATCTGCTGGTTGCACTCGGCGGTGCGGCGCTGGCGTTTGGATTTTCCAGGCGGCGAATGGCTGCGGCCAGCAGCGGGCAACAGGGGCTGGTCGCATAG
- a CDS encoding DUF3592 domain-containing protein, translating into MAGSIYLCVVGVFVLGLGFRELWINFALFTQGVRVMGTIIWFETAPTRRRLYCPIIEYTDASGGRRTLLGRARSEKDETLVVS; encoded by the coding sequence ATGGCGGGTAGCATTTATTTGTGCGTAGTCGGTGTCTTTGTTCTCGGCCTCGGCTTCCGGGAGCTGTGGATCAACTTCGCCCTCTTCACCCAGGGGGTGAGAGTGATGGGGACGATCATCTGGTTTGAGACCGCCCCGACGAGACGGCGGCTCTATTGCCCGATTATTGAATACACGGACGCAAGCGGCGGGAGGAGGACCTTGCTGGGGAGAGCGAGGAGCGAAAAGGATGAGACGCTGGTAGTGTCCTAA
- a CDS encoding PEP-CTERM sorting domain-containing protein produces MRRRLLLIACLIGLLSVSAARADILVTIDITNPAAVVFTATSAAPQSSGPNVPGTGGIDFLHFFAVEISGFASGLVSQSTFATYLDSSYPYQDWNTDEYSRSNVDLQFYSQKTSSQHFSTSDPAFVGTGTVDFSAYAAYLPTAGATGQITDGASGNASGDSRPLTVLGSYQVVPEPATWALLALGLAALLPGLRKLRKPAVARELR; encoded by the coding sequence ATGCGCCGCCGCCTCCTCCTCATTGCCTGCCTCATCGGCCTCCTGAGCGTTTCTGCCGCCCGGGCCGACATCCTCGTCACCATCGACATCACCAACCCGGCGGCGGTCGTCTTCACCGCCACCAGCGCAGCGCCTCAATCGAGCGGCCCGAATGTCCCCGGCACCGGCGGGATCGACTTCCTCCATTTCTTCGCCGTCGAGATCAGCGGCTTTGCCTCGGGGCTGGTCTCCCAGTCCACTTTTGCCACCTACCTCGACAGCAGCTACCCGTACCAGGACTGGAATACCGACGAATACTCCCGCTCCAATGTGGATCTCCAGTTCTACAGCCAGAAGACCTCCAGCCAGCACTTCAGTACCTCCGACCCCGCCTTTGTCGGCACGGGCACGGTGGACTTCTCCGCCTACGCCGCCTATCTCCCCACCGCTGGAGCGACCGGCCAGATCACGGACGGCGCCTCCGGCAACGCCTCCGGCGACTCGCGGCCGCTCACCGTCCTCGGCTCCTACCAGGTCGTGCCCGAACCCGCGACGTGGGCGCTTCTCGCCCTCGGCCTCGCCGCTTTGCTGCCCGGCCTGCGCAAGCTCAGGAAGCCGGCGGTCGCCCGGGAGCTCCGCTAG
- a CDS encoding helix-turn-helix transcriptional regulator encodes MNLHTLKSKEVRLVSGFLYDLYSPLENKTFADHIVDICSHHLRDYASGVAYDETSAIDGSYRICSDSIDRLRAYYEPVRDHISEHPGWRYVMNGGKERILNIHDFVSEREFRGTGLYQEAFRHIGSEYQFAAAIITNTHVGGLTLHRDRPIQESLRSLLTIFAPHIERACELAAAAAKTEAQPDPGQLTRHGLTMREAEVLVWVIQGKRDAEIALILDISSRTVSKHMERILSKLNVETRGAAVAEIIRMNRQA; translated from the coding sequence ATGAACCTTCACACTCTGAAAAGCAAAGAGGTCCGGCTGGTTTCGGGATTCCTATATGATCTGTATAGTCCCTTGGAGAACAAGACCTTTGCAGATCACATAGTGGATATCTGCTCTCATCACCTTCGGGACTATGCAAGCGGGGTCGCATATGATGAAACGAGCGCCATCGATGGTTCCTACAGGATTTGCAGCGACAGCATAGACAGGTTGAGGGCCTATTATGAGCCGGTGAGGGATCATATATCCGAGCATCCGGGGTGGAGATATGTGATGAATGGCGGCAAAGAGAGGATACTCAATATCCATGATTTCGTCTCGGAAAGAGAGTTTCGCGGGACCGGCCTGTATCAGGAGGCCTTCCGGCACATCGGATCGGAGTATCAGTTTGCGGCTGCGATCATTACGAATACCCATGTCGGCGGCCTGACGCTGCACAGGGACAGGCCGATACAGGAATCCCTCCGGTCCCTCCTGACGATCTTTGCGCCCCATATCGAGCGGGCTTGCGAGCTGGCTGCCGCCGCCGCCAAGACTGAAGCGCAGCCCGACCCCGGGCAGCTGACCAGGCACGGGCTGACGATGAGAGAGGCCGAGGTGCTCGTATGGGTCATTCAGGGAAAGAGGGATGCCGAGATCGCGCTCATCCTGGATATTTCGTCGAGAACCGTCAGCAAGCACATGGAGAGAATCCTCTCCAAGCTGAATGTTGAGACGCGTGGAGCTGCCGTTGCAGAAATCATCCGGATGAATCGTCAGGCCTGA
- a CDS encoding DUF2254 domain-containing protein — translation MMKSRLISIWDALRASYWFVPTLMSVGAVALSIGALKVDARLGLTGAREIGWLWAGGPDGARSILSTIASSMITVAGVVFSITIVALTLASSQFGPRLLRNFLRDSINQVVMGTFVATYLYCLLVLREVKSVAEQAPFVPYLSVTVAIALTTASLAMLILYIHHIARSIGAETLVANVAAELRESLHSLFPEQIGESKSAPAAREAGKAEPEERTPVLAPRGGYIQAIEGDTLLAFASEKALVVHLLRRPGDFVPEGARLAEVWPPQRVDDEAQATVVDAHLIASSRTPRQDAEYCINQLVEIALRALSPGINDPFTAISCVHWLGDALGFAAQREMPAPHRADEKGVVRVIAKVSSFQGLADAALNGIRQYGASNPAVAIAMLQVIGEIAPRVTRPEDRQTLLRHAEAIFEDAMARSPNAGDAADMQTHRDSVCRLYAA, via the coding sequence ATGATGAAATCGCGACTGATCAGCATTTGGGATGCCCTGCGGGCGAGCTACTGGTTCGTTCCCACCCTGATGAGTGTCGGCGCGGTCGCCCTGTCGATCGGCGCGCTCAAGGTCGATGCCCGGCTCGGGCTCACTGGAGCGCGGGAGATCGGGTGGCTCTGGGCGGGCGGCCCGGACGGTGCGAGGAGCATCCTCTCCACCATCGCGAGCTCCATGATCACGGTGGCCGGCGTGGTCTTCTCGATCACGATCGTGGCGCTCACGCTGGCCTCGTCGCAATTCGGCCCGAGGCTTTTGCGCAATTTTCTCCGCGATTCCATCAACCAGGTGGTCATGGGCACCTTTGTCGCCACCTACCTGTATTGCCTGCTGGTCCTGCGCGAGGTGAAGAGCGTGGCCGAGCAGGCGCCCTTTGTCCCCTACCTCTCGGTCACGGTGGCGATCGCGCTCACGACGGCGAGCCTCGCGATGTTGATCCTGTACATCCACCATATCGCCCGGTCGATCGGAGCGGAGACCCTGGTGGCCAATGTCGCCGCCGAGCTCAGGGAATCGCTGCACTCGCTGTTTCCCGAGCAAATCGGCGAGTCGAAAAGCGCCCCCGCCGCCAGGGAAGCGGGGAAGGCGGAGCCGGAGGAAAGAACCCCCGTCCTCGCGCCCCGGGGCGGGTACATCCAGGCCATCGAGGGCGATACCCTGCTCGCCTTTGCCTCGGAAAAGGCGCTGGTCGTGCATCTGCTGCGGCGGCCGGGAGACTTTGTACCCGAGGGCGCGCGGCTCGCGGAGGTCTGGCCGCCGCAGAGGGTGGACGACGAGGCGCAGGCCACCGTCGTCGACGCGCATCTCATCGCCTCATCCCGCACGCCCCGCCAGGATGCCGAGTACTGCATCAACCAGCTCGTGGAGATCGCTCTTCGCGCCCTTTCCCCCGGCATCAACGACCCGTTCACCGCCATCTCCTGCGTCCACTGGCTCGGCGACGCGCTGGGCTTTGCCGCGCAGCGTGAAATGCCAGCGCCCCACCGCGCCGATGAAAAGGGCGTCGTGCGCGTGATCGCCAAGGTCTCCTCCTTTCAGGGTCTGGCCGATGCGGCGCTCAATGGTATCCGTCAATACGGAGCCTCCAACCCCGCCGTGGCCATCGCCATGCTCCAGGTGATCGGCGAGATCGCCCCGCGCGTGACGCGACCGGAGGACCGCCAGACGCTCCTGCGCCATGCCGAGGCGATCTTTGAGGACGCCATGGCCCGCTCGCCCAATGCCGGAGACGCCGCCGACATGCAGACCCATCGCGACAGCGTCTGCCGCCTCTACGCCGCCTAG